A single window of Halococcus salifodinae DSM 8989 DNA harbors:
- a CDS encoding ABC transporter ATP-binding protein has protein sequence MSLAISTTDLEKSYGDVQALDGLSLSVERGEFFGLLGPNGAGKTTFINVLVGLVRKSGGEASVFGHDVKDEYREARDRIGLAPQEFNVDRFFPIREVLIHKAGYHGISTEEAGRRADEALRTVGIYDKRETRFDWLSGGMKRRFMLARALVSDPDLLILDEPTAGVDVELRRDLWEIITDLNDDGTTILLTTHYIEEAERLCDEVAIMDSGQKVTVASPDELMARGNDTIRLQLREPPAKAPNIDNERVVNVDLDGDTLVITAPQGGEVAPDLIRQLDRQGHTVVDIDISRTSLEEVFVELTRRDEADETDGTDRADETESPEASI, from the coding sequence GTGTCGCTCGCGATTTCTACGACCGATCTCGAAAAAAGCTATGGCGACGTGCAGGCGCTCGACGGGCTCTCGCTGTCGGTCGAGCGGGGCGAGTTCTTCGGCCTCCTCGGCCCGAACGGCGCGGGCAAGACCACGTTCATCAACGTTCTCGTCGGGCTCGTCCGGAAATCCGGCGGCGAGGCCAGCGTGTTCGGCCACGACGTCAAGGACGAGTACCGCGAGGCCCGTGACCGGATCGGCCTCGCGCCCCAGGAGTTCAACGTCGACCGGTTCTTCCCGATCCGAGAAGTCCTGATCCACAAGGCAGGTTATCACGGGATTTCGACCGAGGAAGCGGGTCGGCGCGCCGACGAGGCACTCCGAACGGTGGGAATCTACGACAAGCGCGAGACGCGCTTCGACTGGCTCTCCGGCGGGATGAAACGCCGGTTCATGCTCGCCCGCGCGCTGGTGTCGGACCCCGACCTCCTGATCCTCGACGAGCCCACCGCCGGGGTCGATGTCGAACTCCGTCGGGATCTCTGGGAGATCATCACCGATCTCAACGACGACGGCACGACGATCCTCCTCACCACCCACTACATCGAGGAGGCCGAACGCCTCTGTGACGAGGTCGCGATCATGGACTCGGGGCAGAAGGTCACGGTCGCGAGCCCCGACGAGCTGATGGCCCGCGGCAACGACACCATCAGACTCCAGCTCCGCGAACCACCCGCGAAAGCTCCCAATATCGACAACGAACGGGTCGTGAACGTCGATCTCGACGGCGACACCCTCGTGATCACGGCTCCACAGGGTGGCGAGGTCGCGCCCGATCTCATCCGCCAGCTCGATCGCCAGGGCCACACCGTGGTCGACATCGACATCTCTCGAACCTCGCTCGAAGAGGTGTTCGTCGAGCTGACCAGACGCGACGAAGCGGACGAAACCGACGGGACCGATCGGGCCGACGAAACGGAATCGCCGGAGGCCTCGATATGA